One window of the Flavobacteriales bacterium genome contains the following:
- a CDS encoding cytochrome c, producing the protein MSKGKLFALVAVLLLMFLFGFNVIQEGKRGGQLIYSESCAACHGPNMEKLVGRSKLAWDNKDYVVERIKNGNPAVGMPPFKDLLVKDDIDKLVKYLLTNLETLNKEIPKVDSSLHSSKELNYTLETVVDSINIPWGMTWLPN; encoded by the coding sequence ATTATTCGCATTAGTGGCAGTTCTGTTACTCATGTTTCTTTTTGGATTTAATGTAATTCAAGAAGGTAAGAGAGGAGGACAACTAATCTATTCAGAAAGTTGCGCTGCTTGTCACGGCCCCAATATGGAAAAGCTAGTAGGCAGATCTAAGCTTGCTTGGGATAATAAAGATTACGTTGTAGAACGCATAAAAAATGGAAACCCAGCTGTGGGTATGCCGCCATTTAAAGACCTCTTGGTAAAAGATGATATTGACAAGCTCGTAAAGTACCTCTTAACTAATCTAGAAACTTTAAATAAGGAAATACCAAAGGTAGATAGTAGCCTACATTCATCGAAAGAACTTAATTACACGTTAGAGACGGTTGTAGACTCTATTAATATCCCTTGGGGTATGACATGGCTTCCGAATG